From Salvia splendens isolate huo1 chromosome 16, SspV2, whole genome shotgun sequence, a single genomic window includes:
- the LOC121771566 gene encoding ARF guanine-nucleotide exchange factor GNOM-like isoform X2: protein MSFSSKAENGSGNSEYDGRLSSGVLSSASGLMNSMMDENSARGDNGKDVVPYDLHLMTEPYGVPCMVEIFHFLCSLLNVAEHTGIGLRENSISFDEDVPLFALGLINSTIELGGPAIRQHPRLLSLIQDELFRNLMQFGLSMSPLILSMVCSIVLNLYQHLRTELKLQLEAFLACVILRLAQSRYGASYQQQEVVMEALVDFCRQKTFMVEMYANLDCDIMCGNMFEELANLLSKSAFPVNCPLSSMHILALDGLIAVIQGMAERIGNGSAGSESNPVNLEEYTPFWMVKCDNYSDPDYWVPFVRRRRYIKRRLMIGADHFNRDPKKGLEFLQGTHLLPDKLDPQSVACFFRYTAGLDKNLVGDFLGNHDDFCVQVLHEFAGTFDFQDMNLDTALRLFLETFRLPGESQKIQRVLEAFSGRYYEQSPLILANKDAALLLSYSIIMLNTDQHNVQVKKKMTEEDFIKNNRHINGGNDLPRDFLSELYYSICKNEIRTTPEQGAGFAEMTPSRWIDLMHKSKKTPPFIVADSRTYLDHDMFAIMSGPTIAAISVVFDHAEYDDVYQTCIDGFLAVAKISACHHLEDVLDDLVVSLCKFTTLLNPSSVEEPVLAFGDDAKARMATVTVFTIANRYGDFVRTGWRNILDCILRLHKLGLLPARVASDAADDTEMSSDPGHGKPLTNSLSSAHMQTIGTPRRSSGLMGRFSQLLSLDTEEPRSQPTEQQLAAHQRTLQTIQKCHIDSIFTESKFLQADSLLQLARALIWAAGRPQKGNSSPEDEDTAVFCLELLIAITLNNRDRIGLLWPGVYDHIAGIVQSTVVACALVEKAVFGLLRICQRLLPYKENLADELLRSLQLVLKLDARVADQYCEQITQEVSRLVKANATHIRSPMGWRTIASLLSITARHPDASELGFEALSFIMADGAHLAPANFVLCVDAARQFAESRIGQTDRSVHAVDLMAGCVSCLVHWAQDAREAMSEAEAAKLCQDIGEMWLRLVQGLRKVCLDQREEVRNHALLSLQTCLTGVDEICLPIGFWPQCFEMVIFTMLDDLAEIAQGNPQTQKEYRNIEGTLVLALKLLTKVLLHLLHELSQLSSFCKLWRNVIGRMEKYMKLKVKRGEKVQELVPELLKNTLLVMKTKGVLVPTSTLGGDNVWEQTWLHVNKVFPSLQSEVFPNQDSEPLQSNEGEMDSA, encoded by the exons ATGAG TTTCAGCAGCAAAGCAGAAAATGGCAGTGGAAATTCTGAGTATGATGGTCGACTCTCCTCTGGAGTTTTGAGTTCTGCATCTGGCCTTATGAACAGTATGATGGATGAGAATAGTGCCAGGGGTGACAATGGGAAGGATGTAGTTCCATATGATTTGCATTTAATGACAGAACCATATGGTGTACCCTGCATGGTtgaaatttttcattttctttgttCGCTGCTTAATGTCGCTGAGCATACAGGGATAGGTCTGAGAGAAAATTCGATATCATTTGACGAAGATGTGCCTCTATTCGCATTAGGTTTGATTAACTCAACAATTGAATTAGGTGGCCCTGCTATACGGCAGCATCCCAGATTGTTGAGTTTGATACAGGATGAGTTATTTCGTAACCTTATGCAGTTTGGGCTGTCAATGAGTCCCTTGATTCTTTCTATGGTCTGTAGCATTGTTCTTAATTTATATCAGCATTTGCGCACTGAGCTGAAACTTCAGCTTGAAGCTTTCCTTGCATGTGTGATTTTGAGACTTGCACAAAGTCGATATGGAGCTTCATACCAGCAGCAGGAGGTTGTAATGGAGGCACTAGTTGATTTCTGTAGGCAAAAAACCTTCATGGTAGAAATGTATGCAAATTTAGATTGTGATATAATGTGCGGCAACATGTTTGAAGAACTTGCTAATTTGTTGTCAAAGAGTGCGTTTCCAGTGAATTGCCCTCTGTCAAGCATGCATATTCTTGCCCTAGATGGTCTGATTGCAGTGATCCAGGGAATGGCTGAGAGGATTGGCAATGGATCAGCTGGTTCTGAATCAAATCCTGTAAATCTTGAGGAGTATACACCGTTCTGGATGGTGAAATGCGACAATTATAGTGATCCTGATTATTGGGTCCCTTTTGTTCGCCGAAGAAGGTACATAAAAAGAAGATTGATGATTGGAGCTGATCACTTCAATCGGGATCCAAAGAAAGGGCTAGAATTTCTCCAAGGAACACATCTGTTGCCCGACAAACTTGATCCGCAGAGTGTAGCTTGCTTTTTCCGCTATACAGCTGGACTAGATAAAAATCTCGTTGGAGATTTTCTTGGGAATCACGATGACTTTTGTGTCCAAGTTCTACATGAATTTGCAGGAACATTTGATTTTCAAGACATGAACCTTGATACTGCATTAAGGCTCTTTCTGGAGACTTTTCGGCTGCCTGGGGAATCTCAGAAGATACAAAGGGTGCTTGAGGCATTTTCTGGGAGATACTATGAGCAATCACCTCTGATTTTAGCTAATAAGGATGCTGCACTCTTGCTGTCTTATTCGATCATCATGCTTAATACTGATCAGCATAACGTACAGGTGAAGAAAAAGATGACAGAAGAAGATTTTATAAAGAATAACAGGCACATCAATGGAGGCAATGACCTACCTCGTGATTTCCTCTCTGAGCTCTATTACTCCATCTGCAAGAATGAGATCCGCACCACACCTGAACAAGGAGCAGGTTTTGCTGAAATGACTCCTAGCAGATGGATTGATTTGATGCACAAGTCCAAAAAAACCCCTCCATTCATAGTTGCGGATTCCAGAACCTACCTTGACCATGATATGTTTGCAATCATGTCTGGTCCAACAATTGCTGCTATCTCTGTGGTATTCGATCATGCAGAATATGATGATGTTTACCAAACATGTATAGATGGATTCTTGGCTGTAGCAAAGATATCTGCCTGTCATCATCTTGAAGATGTTTTGGATGATCTTGTTGTGTCTCTATGTAAGTTCACAACACTCCTGAACCCCTCATCTGTAGAGGAACCTGTTCTGGCCTTTGGTGATGATGCAAAAGCTAGAATGGCCACGGTTACAGTTTTCACTATTGCAAATAGATATGGAGATTTTGTGCGTACTGGTTGGAGAAATATTCTGGACTGCATCTTAAGATTGCACAAGCTTGGCCTTCTGCCTGCTCGTGTGGCCAGTGATGCAGCGGATGATACGGAGATGTCATCTGATCCAGGACATGGGAAGCCTCTTACAAACTCACTGTCTTCTGCTCATATGCAAACGATTGGTACACCTAGGAGGTCCTCAGGCCTTATGGGTCGATTCAGCCAACTTCTGTCTCTTGATACTGAAGAGCCAAGGTCTCAGCCTACTGAACAACAACTGGCTGCTCATCAACGCACACTTCAGACGATCCAGAAGTGCCATATTGACAGCATCTTTACTGAGAGCAAGTTCTTGCAAGCTGATTCCTTATTGCAGCTTGCACGCGCACTCATATGGGCTGCTGGACGACCGCAGAAGGGAAATTCCTCGCCCGAGGATGAGGACACTGCGGTGTTCTGCCTGGAACTGCTGATTGCAATTACGTTGAACAACCGTGACCGAATTGGACTTCTCTGGCCAGGTGTTTATGATCACATAGCAGGTATAGTTCAGTCAACGGTTGTGGCTTGTGCCTTGGTTGAGAAGGCAGTTTTTGGACTTCTTCGCATTTGCCAGCGACTGCTTCCATACAAGGAGAATCTCGCCGATGAACTTCTGCGATCACTACAACTGGTTCTGAAGCTTGATGCTCGAGTTGCCGACCAATACTGTGAGCAGATAACACAGGAGGTCAGCCGCTTGGTCAAAGCAAATGCTACTCACATCCGATCTCCAATGGGCTGGCGAACCATTGCTTCTTTACTTTCTATCACAGCCAGACACCCTGATGCTTCTGAATTGGGATTCGAAGCCCTCTCATTTATAATGGCTGATGGAGCCCACCTAGCACCGGCTAATTTCGTACTTTGTGTGGATGCAGCTAGGCAATTTGCAGAATCTCGCATCGGACAGACTGATAGATCGGTCCACGCTGTGGATCTCATGGCAGGATGCGTTTCTTGTTTGGTACATTGGGCCCAAGATGCTAGGGAAGCTATGTCCGAAGCAGAAGCAGCAAAATTGTGCCAGGACATCGGTGAGATGTGGCTGAGGCTTGTCCAAGGATTGAGGAAGGTTTGTCTGGACCAGAGGGAAGAAGTTAGAAACCACGCTCTCCTATCATTGCAAACGTGTCTGACCGGAGTAGACGAGATTTGCCTTCCTATTGGCTTCTGGCCACAGTGCTTCGAAATGGTGATATTCACAATGCTTGATGACTTGGCTGAAATTGCTCAAGGGAACCCTCAAACTCAAAAAGAATACCGGAACATAGAAGGAACACTCGTTCTTGCGTTGAAACTGCTCACGAAAGTGTTGTTACATTTGCTCCACGAACTCTCACAACTGTCGAGCTTCTGCAAGCTGTGGCGCAATGTGATTGGCCGGATGGAGAAGTACATGAAACTCAAGGTTAAAAGGGGCGAGAAGGTTCAGGAGCTGGTCCCGGAACTTCTCAAGAACACATTGCTCGTCATGAAGACGAAGGGGGTGCTTGTCCCCACTAGTACTCTCGGGGGAGACAACGTGTGGGAGCAGACATGGTTGCACGTGAACAAGGTGTTTCCATCTCTGCAGTCGGAGGTGTTCCCGAATCAAGATTCAGAGCCATTGCAATCTAATGAAGGAGAGATGGATTCTGCCTAG
- the LOC121771566 gene encoding ARF guanine-nucleotide exchange factor GNOM-like isoform X1 encodes MGRLRLQSSINAIEEEPEDCEATSSTKATMGSMINSEIGAVLAVMRRNVRWGGRYVSGEDQLEHSLIQSLKNLRRQVFSWQHDWRSVNPSLYLQPFLDVIRSDETGAPITGVALSSVYKILILDVLDKNTVNVDDAMHLVVDAVTSCRFEVTDPTSEEVVLTKILQVLLACMKSKASVMLSNQHVCTIVNTCFRVVHQAGAKGELLQRIARHTMHELVRCIFSHLPDADNTERSIVKGGSSIKNETAAHDPDYSFSSKAENGSGNSEYDGRLSSGVLSSASGLMNSMMDENSARGDNGKDVVPYDLHLMTEPYGVPCMVEIFHFLCSLLNVAEHTGIGLRENSISFDEDVPLFALGLINSTIELGGPAIRQHPRLLSLIQDELFRNLMQFGLSMSPLILSMVCSIVLNLYQHLRTELKLQLEAFLACVILRLAQSRYGASYQQQEVVMEALVDFCRQKTFMVEMYANLDCDIMCGNMFEELANLLSKSAFPVNCPLSSMHILALDGLIAVIQGMAERIGNGSAGSESNPVNLEEYTPFWMVKCDNYSDPDYWVPFVRRRRYIKRRLMIGADHFNRDPKKGLEFLQGTHLLPDKLDPQSVACFFRYTAGLDKNLVGDFLGNHDDFCVQVLHEFAGTFDFQDMNLDTALRLFLETFRLPGESQKIQRVLEAFSGRYYEQSPLILANKDAALLLSYSIIMLNTDQHNVQVKKKMTEEDFIKNNRHINGGNDLPRDFLSELYYSICKNEIRTTPEQGAGFAEMTPSRWIDLMHKSKKTPPFIVADSRTYLDHDMFAIMSGPTIAAISVVFDHAEYDDVYQTCIDGFLAVAKISACHHLEDVLDDLVVSLCKFTTLLNPSSVEEPVLAFGDDAKARMATVTVFTIANRYGDFVRTGWRNILDCILRLHKLGLLPARVASDAADDTEMSSDPGHGKPLTNSLSSAHMQTIGTPRRSSGLMGRFSQLLSLDTEEPRSQPTEQQLAAHQRTLQTIQKCHIDSIFTESKFLQADSLLQLARALIWAAGRPQKGNSSPEDEDTAVFCLELLIAITLNNRDRIGLLWPGVYDHIAGIVQSTVVACALVEKAVFGLLRICQRLLPYKENLADELLRSLQLVLKLDARVADQYCEQITQEVSRLVKANATHIRSPMGWRTIASLLSITARHPDASELGFEALSFIMADGAHLAPANFVLCVDAARQFAESRIGQTDRSVHAVDLMAGCVSCLVHWAQDAREAMSEAEAAKLCQDIGEMWLRLVQGLRKVCLDQREEVRNHALLSLQTCLTGVDEICLPIGFWPQCFEMVIFTMLDDLAEIAQGNPQTQKEYRNIEGTLVLALKLLTKVLLHLLHELSQLSSFCKLWRNVIGRMEKYMKLKVKRGEKVQELVPELLKNTLLVMKTKGVLVPTSTLGGDNVWEQTWLHVNKVFPSLQSEVFPNQDSEPLQSNEGEMDSA; translated from the exons ATGGGACGTTTAAGGTTACAATCTAGTATTAATGCAATTGAAGAGGAACCAGAGGACTGTGAGGCTACCTCTTCCACTAAGGCTACGATGGGATCTATGATTAATTCAGAGATTGGAGCAGTACTGGCAGTCATGAGAAGGAATGTGAGATGGGGAGGTCGTTACGTATCAGGTGAAGATCAGTTGGAGCACTCTCTCATTCAATCTCTTAAAAACTTGAGAAGACAAGTGTTTTCATGGCAACATGACTGGCGATCAGTCAATCCTTCCTTGTATCTCCAGCCATTTCTTGATGTGATTCGGTCAGATGAAACAGGGGCTCCAATTACTGGTGTTGCATTGTCATCCGTGTACAAGATTTTGATTCTTGATGTACTGGATAAAAATACAGTCAATGTTGATGATGCCATGCATCTGGTAGTTGATGCAGTTACTAGCTGTAGATTCGAGGTAACTGACCCTACATCTGAAGAGGTTGTATTAACCAAGATACTTCAGGTTCTATTGGCTTGCATGAAAAGTAAAGCATCAGTGATGTTGAGCAATCAACATGTGTGTACCATTGTGAACACCTGTTTCCGGGTAGTACATCAAGCTGGTGCAAAAGGCGAACTCTTACAGAGGATAGCTCGTCATACAATGCATGAACTCGTTAGATGCATTTTTTCGCACCTTCCAGATGCTGACAATACAGAACGGTCAATAGTTAAGGGAGGCAGTTCTATTAAAAATGAG ACTGCTGCACATGATCCTGATTACAGTTTCAGCAGCAAAGCAGAAAATGGCAGTGGAAATTCTGAGTATGATGGTCGACTCTCCTCTGGAGTTTTGAGTTCTGCATCTGGCCTTATGAACAGTATGATGGATGAGAATAGTGCCAGGGGTGACAATGGGAAGGATGTAGTTCCATATGATTTGCATTTAATGACAGAACCATATGGTGTACCCTGCATGGTtgaaatttttcattttctttgttCGCTGCTTAATGTCGCTGAGCATACAGGGATAGGTCTGAGAGAAAATTCGATATCATTTGACGAAGATGTGCCTCTATTCGCATTAGGTTTGATTAACTCAACAATTGAATTAGGTGGCCCTGCTATACGGCAGCATCCCAGATTGTTGAGTTTGATACAGGATGAGTTATTTCGTAACCTTATGCAGTTTGGGCTGTCAATGAGTCCCTTGATTCTTTCTATGGTCTGTAGCATTGTTCTTAATTTATATCAGCATTTGCGCACTGAGCTGAAACTTCAGCTTGAAGCTTTCCTTGCATGTGTGATTTTGAGACTTGCACAAAGTCGATATGGAGCTTCATACCAGCAGCAGGAGGTTGTAATGGAGGCACTAGTTGATTTCTGTAGGCAAAAAACCTTCATGGTAGAAATGTATGCAAATTTAGATTGTGATATAATGTGCGGCAACATGTTTGAAGAACTTGCTAATTTGTTGTCAAAGAGTGCGTTTCCAGTGAATTGCCCTCTGTCAAGCATGCATATTCTTGCCCTAGATGGTCTGATTGCAGTGATCCAGGGAATGGCTGAGAGGATTGGCAATGGATCAGCTGGTTCTGAATCAAATCCTGTAAATCTTGAGGAGTATACACCGTTCTGGATGGTGAAATGCGACAATTATAGTGATCCTGATTATTGGGTCCCTTTTGTTCGCCGAAGAAGGTACATAAAAAGAAGATTGATGATTGGAGCTGATCACTTCAATCGGGATCCAAAGAAAGGGCTAGAATTTCTCCAAGGAACACATCTGTTGCCCGACAAACTTGATCCGCAGAGTGTAGCTTGCTTTTTCCGCTATACAGCTGGACTAGATAAAAATCTCGTTGGAGATTTTCTTGGGAATCACGATGACTTTTGTGTCCAAGTTCTACATGAATTTGCAGGAACATTTGATTTTCAAGACATGAACCTTGATACTGCATTAAGGCTCTTTCTGGAGACTTTTCGGCTGCCTGGGGAATCTCAGAAGATACAAAGGGTGCTTGAGGCATTTTCTGGGAGATACTATGAGCAATCACCTCTGATTTTAGCTAATAAGGATGCTGCACTCTTGCTGTCTTATTCGATCATCATGCTTAATACTGATCAGCATAACGTACAGGTGAAGAAAAAGATGACAGAAGAAGATTTTATAAAGAATAACAGGCACATCAATGGAGGCAATGACCTACCTCGTGATTTCCTCTCTGAGCTCTATTACTCCATCTGCAAGAATGAGATCCGCACCACACCTGAACAAGGAGCAGGTTTTGCTGAAATGACTCCTAGCAGATGGATTGATTTGATGCACAAGTCCAAAAAAACCCCTCCATTCATAGTTGCGGATTCCAGAACCTACCTTGACCATGATATGTTTGCAATCATGTCTGGTCCAACAATTGCTGCTATCTCTGTGGTATTCGATCATGCAGAATATGATGATGTTTACCAAACATGTATAGATGGATTCTTGGCTGTAGCAAAGATATCTGCCTGTCATCATCTTGAAGATGTTTTGGATGATCTTGTTGTGTCTCTATGTAAGTTCACAACACTCCTGAACCCCTCATCTGTAGAGGAACCTGTTCTGGCCTTTGGTGATGATGCAAAAGCTAGAATGGCCACGGTTACAGTTTTCACTATTGCAAATAGATATGGAGATTTTGTGCGTACTGGTTGGAGAAATATTCTGGACTGCATCTTAAGATTGCACAAGCTTGGCCTTCTGCCTGCTCGTGTGGCCAGTGATGCAGCGGATGATACGGAGATGTCATCTGATCCAGGACATGGGAAGCCTCTTACAAACTCACTGTCTTCTGCTCATATGCAAACGATTGGTACACCTAGGAGGTCCTCAGGCCTTATGGGTCGATTCAGCCAACTTCTGTCTCTTGATACTGAAGAGCCAAGGTCTCAGCCTACTGAACAACAACTGGCTGCTCATCAACGCACACTTCAGACGATCCAGAAGTGCCATATTGACAGCATCTTTACTGAGAGCAAGTTCTTGCAAGCTGATTCCTTATTGCAGCTTGCACGCGCACTCATATGGGCTGCTGGACGACCGCAGAAGGGAAATTCCTCGCCCGAGGATGAGGACACTGCGGTGTTCTGCCTGGAACTGCTGATTGCAATTACGTTGAACAACCGTGACCGAATTGGACTTCTCTGGCCAGGTGTTTATGATCACATAGCAGGTATAGTTCAGTCAACGGTTGTGGCTTGTGCCTTGGTTGAGAAGGCAGTTTTTGGACTTCTTCGCATTTGCCAGCGACTGCTTCCATACAAGGAGAATCTCGCCGATGAACTTCTGCGATCACTACAACTGGTTCTGAAGCTTGATGCTCGAGTTGCCGACCAATACTGTGAGCAGATAACACAGGAGGTCAGCCGCTTGGTCAAAGCAAATGCTACTCACATCCGATCTCCAATGGGCTGGCGAACCATTGCTTCTTTACTTTCTATCACAGCCAGACACCCTGATGCTTCTGAATTGGGATTCGAAGCCCTCTCATTTATAATGGCTGATGGAGCCCACCTAGCACCGGCTAATTTCGTACTTTGTGTGGATGCAGCTAGGCAATTTGCAGAATCTCGCATCGGACAGACTGATAGATCGGTCCACGCTGTGGATCTCATGGCAGGATGCGTTTCTTGTTTGGTACATTGGGCCCAAGATGCTAGGGAAGCTATGTCCGAAGCAGAAGCAGCAAAATTGTGCCAGGACATCGGTGAGATGTGGCTGAGGCTTGTCCAAGGATTGAGGAAGGTTTGTCTGGACCAGAGGGAAGAAGTTAGAAACCACGCTCTCCTATCATTGCAAACGTGTCTGACCGGAGTAGACGAGATTTGCCTTCCTATTGGCTTCTGGCCACAGTGCTTCGAAATGGTGATATTCACAATGCTTGATGACTTGGCTGAAATTGCTCAAGGGAACCCTCAAACTCAAAAAGAATACCGGAACATAGAAGGAACACTCGTTCTTGCGTTGAAACTGCTCACGAAAGTGTTGTTACATTTGCTCCACGAACTCTCACAACTGTCGAGCTTCTGCAAGCTGTGGCGCAATGTGATTGGCCGGATGGAGAAGTACATGAAACTCAAGGTTAAAAGGGGCGAGAAGGTTCAGGAGCTGGTCCCGGAACTTCTCAAGAACACATTGCTCGTCATGAAGACGAAGGGGGTGCTTGTCCCCACTAGTACTCTCGGGGGAGACAACGTGTGGGAGCAGACATGGTTGCACGTGAACAAGGTGTTTCCATCTCTGCAGTCGGAGGTGTTCCCGAATCAAGATTCAGAGCCATTGCAATCTAATGAAGGAGAGATGGATTCTGCCTAG